A window of the Hypomesus transpacificus isolate Combined female chromosome 22, fHypTra1, whole genome shotgun sequence genome harbors these coding sequences:
- the trmo gene encoding tRNA (adenine(37)-N6)-methyltransferase produces the protein MLSVSTSKMSHTCCYCREHLNKLNEQVSVMRKEINNLRQGLDSAVRAHRKHMVSLRSALSDVGQVGFQTREPTSRKVEPTHLALERGTIQTVPIGYISSCFSLKSGTPRQPTLCGASRATLQVQQSLFSNPEHSLVGLEQFSHVWVIFLFHKNGQLSCKAKVKPPRLNGQRVGVYSTRSPHRPNALGLSLARLDRVCGDILHLSEIDMIDGTPVLDIKPYIPDYDSPHSRTYPDEALGVSSDQATDAVTVTTETGSVTSSMVAGSGCPSSVVCELDSDWRGSGPNPDPRKLLSKDESKGHTLSGNYPSNFSAASSERALSASHPSILSAVLEDLKAYVTQGDAALSLGSSIGKSQASDRPTAKPVEAMEDGGEPCYGEEAYSTIAGWIREPPVASLEVRFTAHTEKELAHFLPPEIAGLNTEPQRCGRPRFRFLRGPEEAREAIRSILSADPRSVYRRTRCEDRLFFFTLDTAHVTCWFGPGFAEVLRVRPVGPLHRTGPE, from the exons ATGTTATCAGTCTCGACAAGCAAGATGTCTCATACGTGCTGCTATTGTCGCGAACATCTCAACAAACTTAACGAGCAAGTGTCTGTCATGCGAAAAGAAATCAATAATCTTCG GCAGGGTTTGGATTCCGCCGTCCGAGCCCATCGGAAACACATGGTATCTCTCCGGTCTGCCCTGTCAGATGTTGGCCAGGTCGGTTTTCAGACCAGAGAGCCAACATCACGTAAAGTGGAGCCGACACACCTTGCGTTAGAACGAG GGACCATCCAGACAGTCCCTATCGGCTACATCAGCTCCTGTTTCTCCCTGAAGAGCGGTACACCCAGGCAGCCCACCCTCTGCGGAGCGTCCAGGGCCACGCTTCAGGTCCAGCAGAGTCTCTTTTCCAACCCCGAGCACTCCCTGGTTGGCCTGGAGCAATTCTCCCATGTGTG GGTCATCTTCCTGTTCCACAAGAACGGCCAGCTGAGCTGCAAGGCTAAAGTGAAACCTCCGCGGTTGAACGGCCAGAGGGTCGGGGTGTACTCTACCCGGAGCCCCCACCGCCCCAACGCCTTGGGCCTCTCCCTGGCCCGGCTGGACAGGGTCTGTG GTGACATTCTCCACCTGTCTGAGATCGACATGATTGATGGGACTCCAGTTCTGGACATCAAACCCTACATCCCAGACTATGACTCCCCACACAGCAGAACCTACCCAGACGAGGCGCTCGGTGTGTCGTCGGATCAGGCAACCGATGCAGTCACCGTAACtacagaaacaggaagtgttacTTCTTCTATGGTGGCTGGGTCAGGATGTCCTTCATCTGTGGTTTGTGAGTTGGACTCTGATTGGAGAGGAAGTGGGCCGAACCCGGACCCTAGAAAACTCCTGTCAAAAGACGAATCTAAGGGTCATACTTTAAGTGGAAATTATCCATCTAACTTCTCTGCTGCAAGCTCAGAACGGGCTCTATCTGCCTCCCATCCCAGCATCCTCAGTGCTGTCCTGGAGGACCTTAAAGCTTATGTCACCCAGGGAGATGCTGCTCTCTCCCTAGGGAGCTCCATAGGAAAGTCCCAGGCTTCAGACAGGCCTACGGCCAAGCCAGTAGAAGCTATGGAGGATGGTGGTGAGCCCTGCTATGGGGAGGAGGCCTACAGCACCATCGCAGGCTGGATTAGAGAGCCTCCCGTGGCCAGTCTGGAGGTGCGCTTCACCGCGCACACGGAAAAGGAGCTGGCACACTTTCTGCCTCCAGAAATAGCAGGTCTAAACACAG AACCTCAGAGATGCGGGCGTCCCAGGTTCCGGTTCCTGCGTGGTCCAGAAGAGGCCAGGGAAGCCATCAGGAGCATTTTATCTGCTGACCCCCGGTCGGTTTACCGGAGGACTCGCTGTGAAGACCGTCTGTTCTTCTTCACCCTCGACACGGCCCACGTCACCTGCTGGTTCGGACCGGGCTTTGCTGAGGTGCTTAGGGTCCGGCCCGTAGGACCACTACACAGAACCGGACCTGAGTGA
- the anp32b gene encoding acidic leucine-rich nuclear phosphoprotein 32 family member B isoform X2, producing the protein MYSDCNAFLTAVGGSGHRWRCLVYILFQSRFPPWFLLSPTNLAFGSVHYTVPYSSSIRASLSIWTEKRFQQNPREKSLNFRKGKMDMKKRIHLELRNMTPSDVRELVLDNCRSNEGKIEGLTAEFVNLEFLSLINVGLISVSNLPKLGKLKKLELSDNRITGGLDVLAEKLPNLTHLNLSGNKLKDISTLEPLKKLDNLKSLDLFNCEVTNLNDYRESVFKLLPQLTYLDGYDLEDREASDSDGEVDGVDDDDDEEGEEDEDGEEEDFDEDEDDDDEEEVEGEEDDEEASADEEEEDVGQEGEVEDEDDDEEEDAEAGKGEKRKRDPEDEDDDDDDD; encoded by the exons ATGTATAGTGACTGCAATGCCTTTTTAACGGCAGTGGGAGGTTCTGGCCATAGATGGCGCTGTTTAGTATATATTTTGTTTCAGTCCCGTTTCCCTCCATGGTTTCTCCTCTCCCCGACTAACTTGGCGTTTGGCTCAGTTCATTATACAGTCCCATATTCTTCCTCCATTAGGGCATCTCTCAGCATTTGGACTGAGAAAAGATTCCAGCAAAACCCCAGAGAGAAAAGTTTAAACTTTCGGAAGGGCAAAATGGACATGAAAAAGAGGATCCACTTGGAGCTTCGAAACATGACACCATCTGAT GTACGAGAACTGGTCCTTGACAACTGTCGATCTAATGAAGGGAAAATTGAAGGTCTCACAGCTGAATTTGTCAACTTGGAATTTCTCAGTTTGATAAATGTTGGCTTAATTTCAGTCTCTAACCTCCCCAAACTTGGAAAACTCAAAAAG TTGGAGCTCAGCGACAACAGAATCACTGGTGGCCTCGACGTCTTAGCAGAGAAGCTCCCCAACCTCACACATCTAAACCTCAGCGGAAATAAACTGAAGGACATCAGCACGTTGGAACCTTTG AAAAAGCTTGACAACCTGAAGAGCCTGGACCTGTTTAACTGCGAGGTGACGAACCTGAACGActacagagagagtgtgttcaaGCTGCTGCCCCAGCTCACATATCTGGACGGGTACGACCTGGAGGACAGGGAAGCATCGGACTCGGACGGAGAGGTGGACGGGGTGGACGACGATGATGACGAAG agggggaggaagatgaggatggggaggaggaagacttTGACGAGGACGAAGATGATGACGATGAAGAGGAggtagaaggagaggaggatgacgaggaggcCAGCGCAGATGAAGAG GAGGAAGACGTGGGACAGGAAGGTGAagtggaggatgaggatgatgatgaggaggaagatg CTGAGgcaggaaaaggagagaagaggaagcgaGACccagaggatgaagatgatgacgacgacgacgactaa
- the coro2aa gene encoding coronin-2A isoform X2 encodes MSWRPQYRSSKFRHVFGKAASKESCYDGVPITRSVQDNHFCSVNPRFLAVITECAGGGSFLVLSIHHTGKVDPQHPRVSGHRGNVLDIKWNPFNDYCIASCSEDATVKIWDIPCQGLLRNLTVARKELLGHSRRVGLLEWHPTASNILFSTAYDYQVMVWNLDGPEQVLKNPVRTISLHTDVVLSLAFSPDGSRMASCCKDKKIRIIDPRTGTLLKEANCKTHRASKVLFLGNLKMLLTSGGSRWNHRQIALWDQEDLSVPLLQHDLDGSSGVLFPFYDPDTHMLYIAGKGDGNIRYYEISSEKPYMQFLTEYRSLLPQKGMGVMPKRGLDVNSCEVFRFYKLVTIKSLIEPLSMIVPRRSESYQEDIYPMTAGNQPALTADDWLSGIDKGPVLMSLKPGTRVADSPQDWSSGKGLGSGLDSRRSQNRPGLLQLSYIQDQLGTPEGREVKEEDRSQTSSLSNGQDPTLCYSPPKTENELRVRFHKQQDEIRRLREQLNQRDVRIRQLELEINNVRNTQGAPLLPPHGDL; translated from the exons aTGTCATGGCGTCCTCAGTACCGCAGCTCTAAGTTCCGTCACGTCTTCGGGAAGGCGGCATCCAAAGAGAGCTGCTACGATGGCGTTCCCATCACTCGCAGCGTCCAGGACAACCACTTCTGCAGTGTCAACCCTCGCTTCCTGGCCGTCATCACAGAGTGTGCTGGAGGAGGCTCCTTCCTGGTGCTGTCCATCCACCAc acaggGAAGGTCGACCCTCAGCACCCCAGGGTGTCGGGCCACAGGGGAAACGTCCTGGACATCAAGTGGAACCCTTTTAACGACTACTGCATAGCTTCCTGCTCCGAGGATGCTACG gtGAAGatctgggacatcccgtgtcaGGGTCTGCTGAGGAACCTGACGGTGGCCAGGAAGGAGCTGCTGGGTCACTCTCGCAGGGTGGGACTGTTGGAGTGGCACCCCACTGCCAGCAACATCCTGTTCAGCACCGCCTACGACTACCag GTGATGGTGTGGAACCTGGATGGGCCTGAGCAGGTGCTGAAGAACCCCGTGAGGACCATCAGTCTCCACACAGACGTGGTGTTGTCTCTGGCCTTCAGCCCTGACGGCAGCCGCATGGCCTCCTGCTGCAAGGACAAGAAGATCCGGATCATAGACCCACGCACTGGGACTCTGCTGAAG GAGGCCAACTGTAAGACTCACCGGGCCAGTAAGGTTCTGTTCCTGGGGAACCTGAAGATGTTGTTGACCTCCGGTGGGTCCCGGTGGAACCACAGGCAGATCGCCCTCTGGGACCAG gaggaCCTGTCTGTTCCCTTACTGCAGCACGACCTGGACGGATCATCAGGAGTGCTGTTCCCCTTTTACGACCCCgacacacacatgttgtacaTCGCGGGCAAG ggTGATGGTAATATCAGGTACTATGAGATCAGCTCAGAGAAACCCTACATGCAGTTCCTCACAGAGTATCGATCCCTGCTTCCTCAGAAGGGGATGG gcGTGATGCCTAAGAGAGGGCTGGACGTGAACTCCTGTGAGGTGTTCAGGTTCTACAAGCTCGTCACCATCAAGAGTCTGATCGAACCTCTGTCCATGATCGTACCTCGcagg tcgGAGTCCTACCAGGAGGATATTTACCCCATGACAGCTGGGAACCAGCCAGCCCTGACTGCAGACGACTGGCTCAGTGGCATCGacaaag gcccCGTCCTGATGTCCCTGAAGCCTGGGACTCGAGTAGCCGACAGCCCCCAGGACTGGAGCTCTGGGAAGGGTCTGGGCAGCGGCCTGGACAGCCGCAGGTCCCAGAACAGGCCGGGCCTGCTACAGCTCAGCTACATCCAAGACCAGCTGGGCACcccggaggggagggaggtgaaggaggaggaccgGAGTCAGACATCGTCGCTCAGCAATGGACAAGACCCCACACTCTGCTACTCTCCCCCGAAGACAGAGAATGAG ctgCGTGTGCGGTTCCACAAGCAACAGGATGAGATCCGTCGTCTAAGGGAGCAGCTGAACCAAAGAGACGTCCGCATCAgacagctggagctggagatcAACAACGTCAGGAATACCCAGGGAGCCCCCCTACTGCCCCCCCACGGAGACCTCtga
- the coro2aa gene encoding coronin-2A isoform X1, with translation MTISKMSWRPQYRSSKFRHVFGKAASKESCYDGVPITRSVQDNHFCSVNPRFLAVITECAGGGSFLVLSIHHTGKVDPQHPRVSGHRGNVLDIKWNPFNDYCIASCSEDATVKIWDIPCQGLLRNLTVARKELLGHSRRVGLLEWHPTASNILFSTAYDYQVMVWNLDGPEQVLKNPVRTISLHTDVVLSLAFSPDGSRMASCCKDKKIRIIDPRTGTLLKEANCKTHRASKVLFLGNLKMLLTSGGSRWNHRQIALWDQEDLSVPLLQHDLDGSSGVLFPFYDPDTHMLYIAGKGDGNIRYYEISSEKPYMQFLTEYRSLLPQKGMGVMPKRGLDVNSCEVFRFYKLVTIKSLIEPLSMIVPRRSESYQEDIYPMTAGNQPALTADDWLSGIDKGPVLMSLKPGTRVADSPQDWSSGKGLGSGLDSRRSQNRPGLLQLSYIQDQLGTPEGREVKEEDRSQTSSLSNGQDPTLCYSPPKTENELRVRFHKQQDEIRRLREQLNQRDVRIRQLELEINNVRNTQGAPLLPPHGDL, from the exons aTGTCATGGCGTCCTCAGTACCGCAGCTCTAAGTTCCGTCACGTCTTCGGGAAGGCGGCATCCAAAGAGAGCTGCTACGATGGCGTTCCCATCACTCGCAGCGTCCAGGACAACCACTTCTGCAGTGTCAACCCTCGCTTCCTGGCCGTCATCACAGAGTGTGCTGGAGGAGGCTCCTTCCTGGTGCTGTCCATCCACCAc acaggGAAGGTCGACCCTCAGCACCCCAGGGTGTCGGGCCACAGGGGAAACGTCCTGGACATCAAGTGGAACCCTTTTAACGACTACTGCATAGCTTCCTGCTCCGAGGATGCTACG gtGAAGatctgggacatcccgtgtcaGGGTCTGCTGAGGAACCTGACGGTGGCCAGGAAGGAGCTGCTGGGTCACTCTCGCAGGGTGGGACTGTTGGAGTGGCACCCCACTGCCAGCAACATCCTGTTCAGCACCGCCTACGACTACCag GTGATGGTGTGGAACCTGGATGGGCCTGAGCAGGTGCTGAAGAACCCCGTGAGGACCATCAGTCTCCACACAGACGTGGTGTTGTCTCTGGCCTTCAGCCCTGACGGCAGCCGCATGGCCTCCTGCTGCAAGGACAAGAAGATCCGGATCATAGACCCACGCACTGGGACTCTGCTGAAG GAGGCCAACTGTAAGACTCACCGGGCCAGTAAGGTTCTGTTCCTGGGGAACCTGAAGATGTTGTTGACCTCCGGTGGGTCCCGGTGGAACCACAGGCAGATCGCCCTCTGGGACCAG gaggaCCTGTCTGTTCCCTTACTGCAGCACGACCTGGACGGATCATCAGGAGTGCTGTTCCCCTTTTACGACCCCgacacacacatgttgtacaTCGCGGGCAAG ggTGATGGTAATATCAGGTACTATGAGATCAGCTCAGAGAAACCCTACATGCAGTTCCTCACAGAGTATCGATCCCTGCTTCCTCAGAAGGGGATGG gcGTGATGCCTAAGAGAGGGCTGGACGTGAACTCCTGTGAGGTGTTCAGGTTCTACAAGCTCGTCACCATCAAGAGTCTGATCGAACCTCTGTCCATGATCGTACCTCGcagg tcgGAGTCCTACCAGGAGGATATTTACCCCATGACAGCTGGGAACCAGCCAGCCCTGACTGCAGACGACTGGCTCAGTGGCATCGacaaag gcccCGTCCTGATGTCCCTGAAGCCTGGGACTCGAGTAGCCGACAGCCCCCAGGACTGGAGCTCTGGGAAGGGTCTGGGCAGCGGCCTGGACAGCCGCAGGTCCCAGAACAGGCCGGGCCTGCTACAGCTCAGCTACATCCAAGACCAGCTGGGCACcccggaggggagggaggtgaaggaggaggaccgGAGTCAGACATCGTCGCTCAGCAATGGACAAGACCCCACACTCTGCTACTCTCCCCCGAAGACAGAGAATGAG ctgCGTGTGCGGTTCCACAAGCAACAGGATGAGATCCGTCGTCTAAGGGAGCAGCTGAACCAAAGAGACGTCCGCATCAgacagctggagctggagatcAACAACGTCAGGAATACCCAGGGAGCCCCCCTACTGCCCCCCCACGGAGACCTCtga
- the anp32b gene encoding acidic leucine-rich nuclear phosphoprotein 32 family member B isoform X1, translating to MYSDCNAFLTAVGGSGHRWRCLVYILFQSRFPPWFLLSPTNLAFGSVHYTVPYSSSIRASLSIWTEKRFQQNPREKSLNFRKGKMDMKKRIHLELRNMTPSDVRELVLDNCRSNEGKIEGLTAEFVNLEFLSLINVGLISVSNLPKLGKLKKLELSDNRITGGLDVLAEKLPNLTHLNLSGNKLKDISTLEPLKKLDNLKSLDLFNCEVTNLNDYRESVFKLLPQLTYLDGYDLEDREASDSDGEVDGVDDDDDEEGEEDEDGEEEDFDEDEDDDDEEEVEGEEDDEEASADEEEEDVGQEGEVEDEDDDEEEDEAEAGKGEKRKRDPEDEDDDDDDD from the exons ATGTATAGTGACTGCAATGCCTTTTTAACGGCAGTGGGAGGTTCTGGCCATAGATGGCGCTGTTTAGTATATATTTTGTTTCAGTCCCGTTTCCCTCCATGGTTTCTCCTCTCCCCGACTAACTTGGCGTTTGGCTCAGTTCATTATACAGTCCCATATTCTTCCTCCATTAGGGCATCTCTCAGCATTTGGACTGAGAAAAGATTCCAGCAAAACCCCAGAGAGAAAAGTTTAAACTTTCGGAAGGGCAAAATGGACATGAAAAAGAGGATCCACTTGGAGCTTCGAAACATGACACCATCTGAT GTACGAGAACTGGTCCTTGACAACTGTCGATCTAATGAAGGGAAAATTGAAGGTCTCACAGCTGAATTTGTCAACTTGGAATTTCTCAGTTTGATAAATGTTGGCTTAATTTCAGTCTCTAACCTCCCCAAACTTGGAAAACTCAAAAAG TTGGAGCTCAGCGACAACAGAATCACTGGTGGCCTCGACGTCTTAGCAGAGAAGCTCCCCAACCTCACACATCTAAACCTCAGCGGAAATAAACTGAAGGACATCAGCACGTTGGAACCTTTG AAAAAGCTTGACAACCTGAAGAGCCTGGACCTGTTTAACTGCGAGGTGACGAACCTGAACGActacagagagagtgtgttcaaGCTGCTGCCCCAGCTCACATATCTGGACGGGTACGACCTGGAGGACAGGGAAGCATCGGACTCGGACGGAGAGGTGGACGGGGTGGACGACGATGATGACGAAG agggggaggaagatgaggatggggaggaggaagacttTGACGAGGACGAAGATGATGACGATGAAGAGGAggtagaaggagaggaggatgacgaggaggcCAGCGCAGATGAAGAG GAGGAAGACGTGGGACAGGAAGGTGAagtggaggatgaggatgatgatgaggaggaagatg AAGCTGAGgcaggaaaaggagagaagaggaagcgaGACccagaggatgaagatgatgacgacgacgacgactaa